Proteins encoded in a region of the Bradyrhizobium sp. CB3481 genome:
- a CDS encoding tripartite tricarboxylate transporter substrate binding protein, translating into MSASALRLLTTLTSVVVMITVASISAASAQDYPSRTIKIVVPFPAGGPLDMTARLLAEKLALSFKQAFVVENRPGASGNIGTDAVAKAEPDGYTLLFVLDTPLTAHPTLYAKLPFDPVRDFEPISAVARFSLTLVVHPSVPVASVTEFVAYAKSKDRPLLYGSGGGRGDPGHLTMEYFRQHAGFEAIHVPYKGNAEVVMGVVGGQILAGFLATPGVAQVAREGRLKALAISSGQQTSFMPDVPTVAESGYPGFEARFCMVMLAPKGVPEPIRARLEREVRHAMQSPDLQARLQAQALEPIGSTGAEASELLKSASERWRTVIKTSNIRFD; encoded by the coding sequence ATGTCCGCATCAGCCCTGAGATTACTGACGACGCTAACCAGCGTTGTAGTGATGATCACAGTTGCATCGATCAGCGCTGCCTCGGCGCAGGACTATCCCTCGAGGACCATCAAGATCGTGGTACCTTTCCCAGCCGGCGGCCCGCTGGACATGACCGCGCGCTTGCTGGCAGAAAAGCTCGCCCTCAGCTTCAAGCAGGCGTTCGTGGTGGAAAATCGGCCCGGTGCTTCGGGTAACATCGGAACAGATGCCGTCGCCAAGGCAGAGCCGGACGGCTACACCCTATTGTTCGTGCTCGACACGCCGCTTACGGCGCATCCGACATTATATGCCAAGCTGCCGTTCGATCCGGTCAGAGATTTTGAGCCGATCTCCGCGGTCGCAAGGTTCTCGCTCACGCTCGTCGTACACCCCTCCGTTCCGGTGGCTTCAGTGACGGAATTCGTCGCATACGCAAAGAGCAAGGACCGCCCACTGCTTTACGGGAGCGGTGGCGGGCGCGGCGATCCTGGGCACCTGACAATGGAGTATTTTAGGCAGCATGCGGGATTTGAAGCGATCCACGTGCCCTACAAGGGTAACGCCGAGGTCGTGATGGGTGTGGTGGGCGGACAGATACTGGCTGGCTTTCTCGCCACCCCCGGCGTGGCACAGGTCGCGCGTGAAGGACGATTGAAAGCACTTGCGATATCCAGTGGACAGCAGACGTCATTCATGCCGGATGTCCCCACTGTCGCGGAGAGCGGCTACCCGGGATTTGAGGCGCGCTTCTGCATGGTGATGCTAGCGCCCAAGGGCGTTCCGGAGCCGATCCGCGCGCGGCTCGAGCGCGAGGTACGGCACGCCATGCAATCCCCCGATCTGCAAGCACGGCTGCAAGCGCAGGCCTTGGAGCCGATCGGAAGTACCGGTGCAGAAGCTAGCGAGCTGCTCAAATCTGCTTCCGAACGATGGCGAACGGTTATCAAGACCTCTAATATTCGATTCGATTAG
- a CDS encoding transglutaminase family protein, translated as MRLRIAHTTTYRYEPAASGVIQILRMTPGSHDGQYVAEWQIGVSTDSRLDMHQDAFGNVTHVLTYGSIADLTIHVEGLIETHDTGGVLRGTDERFPAGLFLRQTGLTTVNPAMATFARELRAESDGDVLGFLHALMMQINEHMTFDEDPTNSGTSAAEAFGLKRGVCQDYAHIFIACARSGGVPARFVSGHLLRADGTIHQQAGHAWAEAHVPDLGWVGFDTANGICTTDAHARVAIGLDYLGAAPVRGTRYGGGNETLTVAVKVEQAGRPGQWQSQSQS; from the coding sequence ATGCGCCTGCGAATTGCCCATACCACGACCTATCGCTACGAGCCGGCCGCCTCGGGCGTGATCCAGATCCTGCGCATGACGCCCGGCAGCCATGACGGACAATATGTCGCCGAATGGCAGATCGGCGTCTCGACCGATTCGCGGCTCGACATGCACCAGGACGCGTTCGGCAACGTCACCCATGTCCTCACCTATGGATCGATCGCCGACCTCACCATCCATGTCGAGGGGCTGATCGAGACCCACGACACCGGCGGCGTGCTGCGCGGCACCGACGAGCGCTTCCCGGCAGGCCTGTTCCTGCGCCAGACCGGCCTGACCACGGTCAATCCGGCAATGGCGACGTTTGCCCGCGAGCTGCGCGCAGAATCCGATGGTGATGTGCTCGGCTTCCTGCACGCGCTGATGATGCAGATCAACGAGCACATGACGTTCGACGAGGACCCGACCAATTCGGGCACGTCGGCGGCGGAGGCCTTCGGGCTCAAGCGCGGGGTCTGCCAGGACTACGCCCACATCTTCATCGCCTGCGCCCGCTCCGGCGGCGTGCCGGCCCGGTTCGTCTCAGGTCATCTTCTGCGCGCCGACGGAACGATTCATCAGCAGGCGGGCCACGCCTGGGCCGAAGCCCATGTGCCCGATCTCGGCTGGGTCGGCTTCGACACCGCCAACGGCATCTGCACGACGGACGCGCACGCCCGCGTCGCCATCGGGCTCGATTACCTCGGCGCCGCCCCCGTGCGCGGCACCCGCTATGGCGGCGGCAACGAGACGCTGACGGTCGCGGTGAAGGTCGAACAGGCCGGACGGCCGGGTCAGTGGCAAAGCCAGTCGCAGTCGTAA
- a CDS encoding LysR family transcriptional regulator translates to MQWADRVGRRLKLRDLHILLAVVQHGSMARAAAELAVSQPAVSKAIADMEHALGLRLLDRGRNGVEPTAYGQALVARGRTIFDELKKGVEELAFLTDPTVGNLRIASTEGIAAGFLPAVIENFSREQPRVRLDVAQAVMNAQHYRDLRERSIDLLLGRIPTQFDEEDLDVDTVYDDPVVVVASRRSKWARLRRVVLAELTDDRWVLPPADTMAGILAAEWFRACNIELPRACITTLSIHLCCRLAATGQFVTTLPTSVLRTADLAQVFKVLPIKLPVQRRPVGIVTLKNRTLSPVAKLFIECAHRTAEQQVKRVKH, encoded by the coding sequence ATGCAGTGGGCTGATCGGGTTGGACGGCGTCTCAAGTTACGTGACTTGCATATCTTGCTCGCTGTCGTGCAACACGGCAGCATGGCGAGAGCTGCGGCCGAACTGGCGGTTTCGCAGCCAGCCGTCTCGAAGGCGATTGCTGACATGGAGCATGCGCTGGGGCTTCGCCTGCTTGATCGCGGGCGCAACGGGGTTGAGCCGACGGCTTATGGCCAAGCTCTCGTGGCACGGGGCCGGACGATTTTCGACGAACTGAAGAAGGGGGTTGAGGAACTCGCTTTTCTCACCGACCCTACGGTCGGAAATCTGCGCATCGCAAGCACCGAGGGCATCGCCGCCGGGTTTTTGCCGGCGGTCATTGAGAATTTCTCGCGCGAGCAGCCCCGTGTCCGCCTCGATGTTGCACAAGCGGTCATGAATGCGCAGCACTATCGCGATTTGCGCGAGCGCAGCATCGATCTGCTGCTGGGCCGCATCCCGACCCAGTTCGATGAGGAAGATCTCGACGTCGATACCGTATACGACGATCCGGTGGTCGTCGTCGCAAGCCGCCGGAGCAAATGGGCACGATTACGGCGGGTTGTGCTTGCCGAACTGACGGATGACCGCTGGGTCCTCCCGCCCGCAGATACAATGGCAGGTATTCTTGCCGCCGAGTGGTTTCGTGCTTGCAACATTGAACTGCCGCGCGCCTGCATCACAACACTTTCCATTCATCTGTGTTGCCGACTGGCAGCTACCGGACAATTCGTGACGACGCTTCCAACATCAGTCCTGCGTACCGCGGATCTCGCTCAGGTTTTCAAGGTGCTTCCGATCAAGTTACCCGTGCAGCGGCGTCCGGTGGGGATTGTGACATTGAAGAATCGGACTCTCAGTCCCGTCGCAAAGCTCTTTATTGAGTGCGCTCACAGAACGGCGGAGCAACAAGTGAAGCGCGTGAAACATTGA
- a CDS encoding GntP family permease: MGLVGILVALGLLVWLSFRGWSVLLLAPAVAIVAAAFAGEPLLAHWTQTFMGSAANFIAQFFPIFLLGALFGKLMDDSGSVLAIARFISSRLGQRRAILAVVLAGALVTYGGVSLFVAFFVLAPMARELFRVADIPHRLMPAAIALGTSTFTMSAMPGTPAIQNTIPMPFFGTTPFAAPGLGVIASVIMLAFGLWWLGRAEASARKSGEGYGRDAEASAGNVADDQFIRERATSSHEFDPAEITHGKRSEVLPPIATAVIPILVVVGVNLLMSAVILPRLDFSFLGEARWGGTSLAGVAGVWSVAVALATATVTLIALNRARLADVRASMDAGANASVLPIFSVASLVGFGAVVAALPAFALVRDWVLSISGGPLVSLAIATNVLAALTGSASGGLTIALDALGDTYLQIARTAHIDPGLMHRIAVIGSGTLDSLPHNGAVVTLLAVCGSTHRDSYFDMVMANIVGPVIALAAVVALGSMLGSF; the protein is encoded by the coding sequence ATGGGTCTCGTCGGAATCCTTGTTGCCCTTGGCCTCCTTGTCTGGTTGTCGTTCCGCGGATGGAGCGTGCTCCTGCTCGCGCCGGCCGTGGCGATCGTCGCTGCGGCCTTCGCCGGGGAGCCCCTGCTCGCCCATTGGACCCAGACGTTCATGGGCAGTGCTGCGAACTTCATTGCGCAATTCTTCCCGATATTTCTCTTGGGCGCGCTGTTCGGCAAGCTGATGGACGACAGCGGGTCGGTCCTTGCCATCGCCCGTTTCATCAGCAGCAGGCTGGGACAGCGCCGGGCGATCCTTGCTGTCGTCCTTGCGGGCGCGCTCGTCACTTACGGCGGCGTGAGCCTGTTCGTCGCCTTTTTCGTGTTGGCGCCGATGGCCCGGGAATTGTTTCGTGTCGCTGACATCCCGCATCGGCTCATGCCGGCCGCCATTGCTTTGGGCACGTCCACCTTCACGATGTCAGCCATGCCCGGAACGCCGGCGATCCAAAACACCATCCCGATGCCTTTCTTTGGCACGACGCCATTCGCCGCGCCCGGATTGGGCGTGATCGCTTCGGTAATCATGCTCGCCTTCGGGCTATGGTGGCTCGGCCGCGCCGAGGCATCGGCGCGCAAGTCCGGCGAAGGCTATGGCAGAGATGCCGAGGCCTCTGCCGGCAATGTTGCTGACGATCAATTCATCCGGGAACGCGCCACATCGTCCCATGAATTCGATCCAGCCGAAATAACCCATGGCAAGCGCAGCGAGGTGCTGCCGCCAATCGCCACGGCCGTCATCCCGATCCTCGTCGTCGTCGGCGTGAACCTTCTGATGTCGGCCGTGATCCTGCCACGCCTCGACTTCTCGTTTCTTGGGGAGGCGCGTTGGGGCGGGACATCGCTTGCGGGCGTGGCCGGGGTATGGTCGGTTGCGGTCGCGCTCGCCACCGCCACGGTGACCCTCATTGCGCTCAATCGGGCCCGTCTGGCAGATGTCCGGGCGAGCATGGATGCCGGCGCAAACGCGTCGGTGCTGCCGATTTTCAGCGTGGCAAGCCTGGTCGGCTTCGGCGCTGTCGTCGCGGCGCTGCCGGCCTTTGCGTTGGTGCGCGACTGGGTGCTGTCGATCTCCGGCGGACCTCTCGTCTCTCTGGCGATCGCCACGAATGTCCTTGCCGCGCTGACCGGCTCGGCTTCCGGCGGATTGACCATCGCGCTCGATGCTCTCGGCGACACCTACCTGCAAATTGCCAGGACGGCCCACATCGATCCGGGGCTCATGCACCGCATTGCCGTGATCGGCTCCGGCACGCTCGACAGCCTGCCGCACAACGGCGCCGTCGTGACGCTGCTTGCGGTCTGCGGCTCGACCCATCGCGACAGCTACTTCGATATGGTGATGGCCAATATCGTTGGGCCGGTCATTGCGCTGGCTGCCGTGGTCGCCTTAGGTTCAATGCTTGGGTCTTTCTAA
- a CDS encoding patatin-like phospholipase family protein, whose protein sequence is MSSKEPRRREGRDPVLVDLALQGGGSHGAFTWGVLDRLMDEPWLRIEGISGTSAGAMNAVVLAAGFKNDGPAGAKSALQAFWRRVADSARFSPIRRTPLDVVLGRWTLDTSPFYLAFDMASRVFSPYDLNLSRANPLHQVLAESVDFGQVANSPIRLFVTATNVHTGRGRVFRNAELTPDVLLASACLPTLFRAIEIDGEPYWDGGYAGNPTITPLVRECDSHDTLLVAVNPVERQGIPRSAREILDRLNEVSFNATLLKELRMIALLRQVVDAGSSEGRKWAEMRIHLITSKVLADLGASSKFNAEWDFLCMLRDEGRHAAEAFLAANGQNIGQRSSVDLDILLQHV, encoded by the coding sequence ATGTCCTCGAAGGAACCGCGACGGCGCGAGGGGCGCGATCCCGTACTTGTCGATCTTGCGCTGCAGGGCGGCGGATCGCACGGCGCATTTACCTGGGGTGTACTCGATCGGCTGATGGATGAGCCATGGCTGCGCATCGAGGGTATATCGGGCACCTCGGCAGGCGCGATGAACGCGGTGGTGCTGGCGGCGGGTTTCAAGAACGACGGCCCCGCCGGCGCCAAGTCTGCGTTGCAGGCGTTCTGGCGGCGGGTCGCCGACTCGGCGCGATTCAGCCCGATCAGGCGGACCCCGCTGGACGTCGTGCTCGGCCGCTGGACACTTGATACGTCGCCGTTCTATCTCGCCTTCGATATGGCAAGCCGCGTGTTCTCGCCTTATGACCTGAATCTATCCCGCGCCAACCCGCTGCATCAGGTTCTCGCCGAGTCCGTCGATTTCGGCCAGGTCGCGAACTCTCCGATCCGGTTGTTCGTGACGGCCACCAACGTTCACACCGGTCGCGGACGCGTGTTTCGCAACGCCGAGCTGACACCCGATGTCCTGCTCGCTTCCGCCTGCCTGCCAACGCTATTCCGCGCGATCGAGATCGATGGCGAGCCTTATTGGGACGGTGGCTACGCCGGCAACCCGACGATCACGCCGCTGGTACGCGAGTGCGATTCGCACGACACGCTTCTCGTGGCCGTCAATCCGGTCGAACGGCAAGGCATACCGCGCTCGGCGCGCGAAATCCTCGATCGATTGAACGAGGTCTCGTTCAACGCGACGCTGCTCAAGGAGCTGCGCATGATCGCACTGCTCCGACAGGTCGTGGATGCCGGAAGCTCCGAGGGGCGCAAATGGGCCGAGATGCGCATCCATCTCATCACCAGCAAGGTGCTGGCTGACCTCGGCGCATCCTCGAAGTTCAACGCCGAATGGGATTTCCTTTGCATGCTGCGCGACGAAGGCCGCCATGCAGCGGAGGCCTTCCTTGCGGCGAACGGCCAGAACATCGGCCAGCGTTCGTCGGTCGATCTGGACATCCTGTTACAGCACGTTTGA
- a CDS encoding alpha-E domain-containing protein — MLSRTAENLYWLARYVERAEYIARTIDATLRVTALPAAYIGKTNEWESALLTAGVSESFFEAYLEANEQNVVEYLAFSPSNPSSIKNCIEAARLNSRSVRTALTSEMWDTINSAWIELQEVWGKGTSSREELARFLRFVQETSLRFDGSAYRTMLRNDAYWFSRLGVHLERADNTARILDVKYHVLLPEEEHVGGPLDYYQWTSILRSVSATTAYHWVYRETLKPWLIADLLILNDTLPRSLASCYSNLVRNLDQIGVAYGRQGPSQRHARGVRNRLEHSHMDDIFQHGVHEFIQEFIADNSRLGEIITRQYLI, encoded by the coding sequence ATGCTGTCGCGCACCGCCGAAAACCTGTACTGGCTGGCCCGCTATGTCGAGCGCGCCGAATATATCGCGCGCACCATAGACGCGACCTTGCGCGTCACCGCGCTGCCCGCCGCCTATATCGGCAAGACCAATGAGTGGGAATCGGCGCTTTTGACCGCCGGCGTCAGCGAGAGCTTCTTCGAAGCCTATCTCGAAGCCAACGAGCAGAACGTCGTCGAATACCTGGCGTTCTCGCCGTCCAATCCATCCTCGATCAAGAACTGCATCGAGGCGGCGCGGCTGAACTCGCGCTCGGTCCGTACCGCGCTAACGAGCGAGATGTGGGACACCATCAACTCGGCCTGGATCGAATTGCAGGAGGTCTGGGGCAAGGGCACCTCGAGCCGCGAGGAACTGGCGCGGTTTCTCCGTTTCGTGCAGGAGACCTCGCTGCGCTTCGACGGCTCGGCCTACCGCACCATGCTGCGCAACGACGCCTACTGGTTTTCGCGGCTGGGCGTGCATCTGGAGCGCGCCGACAACACCGCCCGCATTCTCGACGTGAAATACCATGTGCTGCTGCCCGAGGAGGAGCATGTCGGCGGCCCCCTGGATTATTACCAGTGGACCTCGATCCTGCGATCGGTGTCGGCAACGACCGCCTATCACTGGGTCTACCGCGAGACGCTGAAGCCGTGGCTGATCGCCGATCTCCTGATCCTCAACGACACGCTGCCGCGCTCGCTGGCGAGCTGCTACAGCAACCTCGTGCGCAATCTCGACCAGATCGGCGTCGCCTATGGCCGCCAGGGCCCGTCCCAGCGCCATGCCCGCGGCGTGCGTAACCGGCTTGAACACAGCCATATGGACGATATCTTCCAGCACGGCGTGCATGAATTCATCCAGGAGTTTATCGCCGACAATTCGCGGCTGGGTGAGATCATCACCAGGCAGTATTTGATTTGA
- a CDS encoding proteasome-type protease translates to MTYCCGILVRDGLVMIADTRTNAGLDNVSTFRKLHIFSKPGERIMAIASAGNLAISQSVLSTLTEGIEDPNTGEVETLMNAPTMFQAAQRIGRAIRMVHATEGPALRSEDVSFDVSFLFGGQIKGSRMRLFMVYTAGNFIECTTDTPYLQIGEHKYGKPVLDRAMHYDVELYEALKTGLISMDSTMRSNLGVGLPIDVLVVRTDACEADLNHRIEAGEPYFHDLRSRWSAALRAAHQNIPRPPYKSETETKN, encoded by the coding sequence ATGACCTATTGTTGCGGAATTCTGGTGCGGGACGGTCTCGTCATGATCGCGGATACCCGCACCAATGCCGGCCTCGACAATGTCTCGACCTTCCGCAAGCTGCATATTTTCTCAAAGCCCGGCGAGCGCATTATGGCGATTGCCTCAGCCGGCAATCTGGCGATCAGCCAGTCCGTGCTGTCGACGCTGACCGAGGGCATCGAAGACCCCAACACCGGCGAGGTCGAGACGCTGATGAACGCGCCGACCATGTTCCAGGCGGCGCAGCGCATCGGGCGGGCGATCCGCATGGTCCATGCCACCGAAGGCCCGGCGCTGCGGTCCGAAGACGTCTCGTTTGACGTCTCCTTCCTGTTCGGCGGCCAGATCAAGGGCTCGCGAATGCGGCTGTTCATGGTCTACACCGCCGGCAATTTCATCGAATGCACCACCGACACGCCGTACTTGCAGATCGGTGAGCACAAATACGGCAAGCCGGTGCTCGACCGCGCGATGCATTACGACGTCGAATTGTATGAGGCGCTGAAGACCGGCCTGATCTCGATGGATTCGACGATGCGCTCCAACCTCGGCGTCGGCCTGCCGATCGACGTGCTGGTGGTGCGCACGGATGCCTGCGAGGCCGATCTCAACCACCGCATCGAGGCGGGCGAGCCCTATTTCCACGACCTGCGCTCGCGCTGGTCGGCGGCGCTGCGCGCGGCGCATCAGAATATTCCGAGACCACCCTACAAATCCGAAACAGAAACCAAGAACTGA
- a CDS encoding SDR family oxidoreductase: MADATNKIALVTGAGTGVGRAASLALMNAGYTVVLAGRRMEMLEETKKLGDNVGKSMCVSADMTKPESIAALFAKVKDTYGRLDVLFNNAGMGAPPVNFEDLSLEQWQAVVNTNLTGPFLCTQHAFRIMKDQNPRGGRIINNGSISAHAPRPFSAAYTSTKHAITGLTKASNLDGRMYDIAVGQVDIGNAATPMTDRMVAGPGVMQPDGTMKHEPRMDAKAVGDAVAYMAGLPLDANVLFMTVMATKMPFVGRG; the protein is encoded by the coding sequence ATGGCCGACGCAACCAACAAGATCGCACTCGTCACGGGTGCAGGCACCGGTGTCGGACGCGCCGCATCGTTGGCGCTGATGAATGCCGGCTACACCGTGGTGCTCGCCGGACGCCGCATGGAGATGCTGGAGGAGACCAAGAAGCTCGGCGACAATGTCGGCAAGAGCATGTGCGTTTCCGCCGACATGACCAAGCCGGAGTCGATCGCGGCGCTGTTCGCCAAGGTGAAGGACACCTATGGCCGGCTCGACGTGCTCTTCAACAATGCCGGCATGGGCGCGCCGCCGGTCAATTTCGAGGACCTCAGCCTGGAGCAGTGGCAGGCGGTGGTGAACACCAACCTCACCGGCCCGTTCCTGTGCACCCAGCACGCCTTCCGCATCATGAAGGACCAGAACCCGCGCGGCGGCCGCATCATCAACAACGGCTCGATCTCGGCGCACGCCCCGCGCCCGTTCTCCGCGGCCTATACCTCGACCAAGCACGCGATCACCGGCCTGACGAAGGCCTCCAATCTCGACGGCCGCATGTACGACATCGCCGTCGGCCAGGTCGATATCGGCAATGCCGCCACCCCGATGACGGACCGCATGGTCGCCGGCCCCGGCGTGATGCAGCCCGACGGCACGATGAAGCACGAACCGCGCATGGATGCGAAGGCGGTCGGCGATGCCGTGGCCTACATGGCCGGCCTGCCGCTCGATGCCAACGTTCTGTTCATGACGGTGATGGCAACCAAGATGCCGTTCGTCGGGCGGGGCTAA
- a CDS encoding MFS transporter: MSSTLPVGARELLRHGPFLFFLLSRSLSRFSSQIAAVAIGWQIYDLTGSAFDLGMVGLVQFLPTALLVFVAGHAADRFERKRVVQLCQIAEAMTALFLAVSTFAGWLNEVQIFIATFVIGIAGAFESPATAALLPLIAPKGSLQRATAISSGAAQIATITGPALGGLAYVLAPSLPYLVIVVFWLAGAVLTGFIQAERQELSKPDTTSDDVYAGVRFIRNNPAILGTISLDLFAVLLGGVTALLPIYARDILQTGPLGLGILRAAPAVGALLMTAYLARHTINRHVGLRMFQAVIVFGAATVIFALSQWMWLSVLALALLGAADTISVVIRFSLVQLATPDEMRGRVGAVNFLFINASNQLGQFESGVTAALFGTVPAAVIGGVGTIAVALLWMKLFPSLRKVERLE; encoded by the coding sequence ATGTCCTCGACGCTACCGGTGGGTGCCCGCGAACTGCTCAGGCACGGGCCGTTCCTGTTTTTCCTGCTGTCGCGCAGCCTTTCGCGCTTCTCCAGCCAGATCGCCGCGGTCGCGATCGGCTGGCAGATCTATGACCTCACCGGCAGTGCCTTCGATCTCGGCATGGTCGGGCTGGTGCAGTTCCTGCCCACGGCGCTGCTGGTTTTCGTGGCCGGCCATGCCGCCGATCGCTTCGAGCGCAAGCGCGTGGTGCAGCTTTGCCAGATCGCCGAAGCCATGACGGCGCTGTTCCTGGCGGTCTCGACCTTTGCCGGCTGGCTCAACGAGGTGCAGATCTTCATCGCGACCTTCGTGATTGGGATCGCCGGCGCGTTCGAGAGTCCGGCTACGGCCGCGCTGCTGCCGCTGATCGCGCCAAAGGGCTCGCTGCAGCGGGCCACTGCGATTTCCTCCGGCGCTGCTCAGATCGCGACCATCACCGGGCCAGCGCTCGGCGGTCTCGCGTACGTCCTTGCGCCGAGCCTGCCTTATCTCGTCATCGTCGTATTCTGGCTGGCGGGCGCAGTCCTCACCGGCTTCATCCAGGCGGAACGGCAGGAGCTTTCGAAGCCCGACACGACGTCGGACGACGTGTACGCGGGCGTCCGTTTCATCCGCAACAACCCGGCGATTCTCGGCACCATCTCGCTCGACCTGTTCGCGGTGCTGCTCGGCGGCGTCACCGCGCTATTGCCGATCTATGCGCGCGACATCCTGCAGACCGGCCCGCTCGGGCTCGGTATCCTGCGCGCCGCGCCCGCGGTCGGCGCGCTTCTGATGACCGCCTATCTCGCCCGCCACACCATCAACCGCCATGTCGGTCTGCGGATGTTTCAGGCCGTGATCGTGTTCGGCGCAGCAACGGTGATATTTGCGCTCTCGCAGTGGATGTGGCTGTCGGTGCTGGCGCTGGCGCTGCTCGGCGCCGCCGACACGATCAGCGTCGTGATCCGCTTCTCGCTGGTGCAGCTAGCGACGCCCGATGAGATGCGCGGCCGCGTCGGCGCGGTCAATTTCCTGTTCATCAATGCCAGCAACCAGCTCGGCCAGTTCGAAAGCGGCGTCACCGCCGCGCTGTTCGGCACCGTGCCGGCCGCCGTCATCGGCGGCGTCGGCACCATCGCGGTCGCGCTGCTCTGGATGAAGCTGTTCCCGTCGCTGCGCAAGGTGGAGCGGCTGGAGTAG
- a CDS encoding ABC transporter substrate-binding protein, which translates to MRAKRLSRQLTVSMAALCAALLTAVPAMAQKKGGTLRLYHNDNPPSTSLHEEATIASVTPFAAIFNNLVVFDPAKVHESIDTVIPDLAESWSWDSSNTKLTFKLRQGVKWHDGQPFTAKDVQCTWRMLIGKGGDTKDFHRNPRKVWYTKLQDVSINGDYEATFELSEAQPSLPVLLASAFSPVYPCHVPQQVMRTKPIGTGPFKFVEFKRGESVRLVRNPDYWKKDRPYLDEITFRMIDSRATRMLAFATGEYDITFPSDVSVPLMKDVKARAPNAICEMTTTGTLINLMVNRVNPPFDNPDIRKAMSLALDRKPFNTILMEGLARMGGAMLAQPEGEWGMPPEMLSQLPGYGSDTEKNIAEAQAIMQKLGYSDAKPLSIKIQTRNLPTYRDPAVILIDQLKKIYIVGELDILDTPRWYARLAKKDYTIGLNVTGVSVDDPDGNIVENYSCKSERNYTQYCNAEVDRLLAAQSSELDREKRKKMVWEIERLLVEDAARPVILHSSAGNCWQPHVKNFRPHANSQYNNLRFEDVWLDK; encoded by the coding sequence ATGCGCGCCAAGCGGCTATCACGCCAACTCACCGTCTCGATGGCTGCCCTCTGTGCCGCCTTGCTCACGGCCGTCCCCGCCATGGCACAAAAGAAGGGCGGCACGCTCAGGCTCTATCACAACGACAATCCGCCCTCGACCTCACTGCACGAGGAAGCGACGATCGCTTCGGTGACGCCGTTTGCGGCGATCTTCAATAACCTCGTCGTGTTCGATCCGGCCAAGGTGCATGAGAGCATCGATACGGTCATTCCCGATCTCGCCGAAAGCTGGTCGTGGGATTCCAGCAACACGAAGCTGACGTTCAAGCTTCGGCAGGGCGTGAAATGGCACGACGGCCAGCCGTTCACTGCAAAGGACGTGCAGTGCACTTGGCGGATGCTGATCGGCAAGGGCGGGGATACCAAGGACTTTCACCGCAACCCGCGCAAGGTCTGGTACACGAAGCTGCAGGATGTCAGCATCAACGGCGATTATGAGGCGACCTTCGAGCTGAGCGAGGCGCAGCCGAGCCTGCCGGTGCTGCTGGCGAGCGCGTTCTCGCCGGTCTATCCCTGTCACGTGCCGCAGCAGGTGATGCGCACCAAGCCCATCGGCACCGGTCCGTTCAAATTCGTGGAGTTCAAGCGCGGCGAGTCCGTGCGCCTGGTGCGCAATCCTGATTACTGGAAAAAGGACCGTCCTTATCTCGACGAGATCACGTTCCGGATGATCGACAGCCGCGCCACCCGCATGCTGGCGTTTGCCACCGGCGAATACGACATTACTTTCCCTTCCGACGTCAGCGTTCCCCTAATGAAGGACGTCAAGGCACGTGCGCCGAATGCGATCTGCGAAATGACCACGACGGGGACGCTGATCAACCTGATGGTCAACCGCGTCAACCCGCCGTTCGACAATCCGGACATCCGAAAGGCGATGTCGCTGGCGCTGGACCGCAAGCCGTTCAATACGATCTTGATGGAGGGGCTGGCGCGCATGGGCGGGGCGATGTTGGCGCAGCCCGAGGGCGAATGGGGCATGCCGCCGGAAATGCTGTCGCAACTTCCCGGCTACGGTTCGGATACCGAAAAGAACATCGCCGAGGCGCAGGCCATCATGCAGAAGCTCGGCTACAGCGATGCAAAGCCGCTATCGATCAAGATCCAGACTCGAAACCTGCCGACCTATCGCGATCCCGCGGTGATCCTGATCGACCAGCTCAAGAAGATCTACATCGTCGGCGAGCTCGACATCCTCGACACACCGCGCTGGTACGCAAGGCTCGCCAAGAAGGATTACACGATAGGGCTGAACGTTACCGGCGTCAGCGTCGACGATCCCGACGGCAATATCGTCGAGAACTATTCCTGCAAGTCGGAGCGCAACTACACCCAGTATTGCAATGCCGAGGTCGACCGTCTGCTGGCGGCGCAATCGAGCGAGCTCGACAGGGAAAAGCGTAAGAAGATGGTCTGGGAGATCGAGCGGCTGCTGGTCGAGGATGCCGCGCGGCCCGTCATCCTGCACTCCTCGGCCGGCAATTGCTGGCAGCCCCACGTGAAGAATTTCCGCCCCCACGCCAACAGCCAGTACAACAATCTGCGGTTCGAGGATGTGTGGTTGGATAAGTGA